The sequence below is a genomic window from Halosolutus gelatinilyticus.
GGCGGCGATGAACGCGGAGTCGAACGGTTCGCCACAGGCCGGGCAACCGGTCGCTCCGACCTCGACCTCCACGTAGTCCATGTCCGCGCTATTGAGTCGTTTCCCGGCTTCGCTGACGGCAACGCCGATCGCGTCGTCGATCGCGTCGACGTCACGGACCAGCCATGCAGCTTCCATCGCGACGAGATAGTTTCCCATACGTCGTGGTCGTCCCGGGGGGTTTCCTGCTTTGCGGTTCCGTTTGCCGCACCCGGAGCGACGGGCGGGACGGCGCCGAGGCGCGCACGTGAGTCCGATCATGCCCATAAGTTACGAGAATTGGCCGGGTGGATTCGGACCTGGATAGTCGAATTGCGAAATTACTCCGCCTCAAGTTGCCTCGATTTCAACCGGAGTTGAACCGCACGACTGCGCCGACCCAGTAGATAATTAACGACCATTATGGTTTTTGTAACTCAAGAAAGCTTATATACTACCCTCGTCTGAGCCACGGCTGAACGTGATGAAATCCCGCGTGTACCGCGCGACCCTGTTTGCACTGTACCAGCTGTGCATTGTGATCGGGATCGTCGCAATGCCGCTCGCCATGATCACCCGCCAGGTCGGAGTCACGCTGCCGCTGCACCGCCTCCTCGAGAGCGTCGGAGAGGCCTACGAGGCCGCACAGTCACAGATGGAATAAGCCGCCGATCGCACGCTCGTTTTGTCGCCCTCGAACTGCCGAGCGGTCGCACCGTCGGTCGATCGCTCGCAACCGAGTCGCCGAGGTCTGTTCGTGCTTCGCACACGCACACACGGGAGCAAAACAAGCAAAAAGCGGAAACGCCAGCGGTGACCGCCGGGGTTTTATATCGTGCCGGCCGTACCCTTCCGTCAATGCGTACACCATACGACTCGGACTTCTCCCGGACGGTCGACCAGATGGCCGACGATCCGAACCCGTACGAGCCCGAGATCGGCTCGCTCCCCCAGAACGACCTCTCGCGTGCCGATCTCCAGAACGTCAACAAGACCGGAACGACGACGATCGGCATCACGACGGCCGACGGCGTCGTCATCGCGACGGACATGCGCGCCAGTCTCGGCGGCCGATTCGTCTCGAACAAGAACGTCCAGAAGGTCGAGCAGATTCACCCGACCGGCGCGTTGACCCTGGTCGGGAGCGTCGGCGGCGCCCAGTCGTTCATTTCGAGCCTGCGCGCGGAGGTCAACCTCTACGAGGCTCGGCGCGGCGAGAACATGAGCATCGAGGCCCTCGCGACCCTCGCCGGCAACTTCGCTCGCGGCGGTCCGTTCTTCGCCATTCACCCGATCCTGGGCGGCGTCGACGACGAGGGCAGTCACGTCTACAGCATCGATCCCGCCGGCGGCGTCATGGAGGACGACTACACCGTCACCGGCTCGGGGATGCAACTCGCCTACGGTCACCTCGAACAGGCCTACGAGGAGGGGCTCTCGAACGAGGAAGCGAAAACGATCGCCGCTCGCGGCATCAAGTCCGCGGTCGAGCGCGACACCGGCTCCGGGAACGGCGTCTTCCTCTGTGAAATCACCGACGAGGGCGTCGAGATCCACGGCCACCACGACTTCGACGAAGTGCTCTAGAACGGGCTCGAACGCGGTTCGACGGCTTTTCACGCACGGTTCGATCGACTCGAAAGCGGGCCGTAATCGACCACGCCCAGTTTCGATCGCAGGGCGGATCGATGCGGTGAACGAACCGCCGACGGGAAAGCGAGAAAGGAGAGTTATTTGATCCGGGCGCGCCGCTCTACCGGAACCTCGGGTTCCTCGATCGCGACCGAGTGACCGAGATCGCTCGATCGGTAGATCGCGTCGATCACGCGCTGGACGGTCAGCGCCTCCTCGACCGTGTTGGTTTCGGCGCCCGTGCCGGCGACGACCGTTTCGAGGAACGCTTCGTCCTGCGTCCTGTGTCCGGTCAACGACGGATCGCCGCCGAGATCGACGTCCGCGTAGTGGTCACAGCCGGCGGTTCCGGCTTCGAGGATCGTCATGTTCGTATCGCCGATGTCGAAGCGCGCACCGGCCTCGGTGCCGCGGACGCGAAAGTCCATACTCTCGTCGCGGTTCGTAGCCCAGGCGGCTTCGAGCGAGATCGTCTGTCCGTCGGCACACCGGATGAACGCGCTGACCGAATCGTCGACCTCGTAGGTCTCCGCTTCGGCGTTCCAGTTGTCGCCGAATCCGTCGGGGTCGGCGTACTCCTCGCGCGTTCCAAACGTCGTCCGGGTGACGCCGGAGACCTCCGCGATCTCCGGGAAGTCGAGCGCGTAGAGGGCCAAATCGAGCGCGTGGACGCCGATGTCGAGCAAGGCGCCGCCGCCGGCCAGATCGGGATCGGTGAACCAGGAACCGGGACCGGGGACGCCGCGTCGTCGCACGTAGTTGGCTTCGACGTGCGTCAGATCGCCGAAGCGGCCGCGGGCGTGTTGTTCGTCGAACATGGCCATCGACGCGGCGTGGCGGTTATGGAAGCCGACCATGCAGACGGTGTCGCTTCTGGCTGCGGCCGCCGCGACGCGCTCTGCGCTTTCTAACGTGTGGGCGAGGGGCTTTTCGACCAGCACGTGACAGCCGGCCTCGAGCGCGTCGACGGTGATCGGTTCGTGAAATCGGTTGGGCGTGGTGACGACGACCGCGTCGACGTCGTCGTCGACGACGAGCCCCTCGTGTGTCTCATACGTCCTCGCGGCGAACTCGTCGGCGAACCGATCCCGCTGATCGGGAACGAGGTCGGCACCCGCGACGACGCTCGCGCCGAGGTCCTCGAGACTTCGTGCATGAAGATGACCCATTCCCCCGAGTCCGACGATCCCGATGCCGACTCCTGCCCTACTCATTCGAAACACCTGATTTCGTTGAGGGTCGTGTAAGCGATCGGTGAGAAACGAGTCGTTTCGACGTCAGTTGCGTGCGATTCCAGGAGTCCATAGAGGTACACAGGTAGCGACCAAAATAAGGGTTGTGACTGATTAATCTGTGCAATCGTTCTACCGTTCAGCGAGAATGATAGGATTTATCAGACAGTGACCGATTCTGACAGCAGTATCCAAACTTTTATCCGGTATTCGCGTCGAGAAACCGCCCGAGCTAAGATCGTCCGAGCGCGACAGTTCGGGTATGGGAGCCGTCACGATCTGGAACGAGTTTCGACACGAGCGCGAAGACGACGACGCCGCTGCCGTCTACCCCGACGGGATCCACGAGACGATCGCCGAGTTCTTGACCGATCGCGGCCGCGAGGTTCGAACTGCGACCCTGGACGAGCCGGAGCATGGACTCACCGAGGACGTGCTCGCGGAGACCGACGTCCTCTGTTGGTGGGGCCACGTCGCCCACGACGAAGTGAGCGACGAGGTCGTCGATCGAGTGTACGAGCGCGTGCTAGAGGGAATGGGACTGATCGTCCTCCACTCGGGCCATTATGCGAAGATCTTCAAGCGGCTCACGGGGACCTCCTGTAGCCTCCAGTGGCGCGAGGACGGCGCCACCGAGCGGCTGTGGGTCGTCGATCCCGGCCACCCGATCGCCGACGGCCTCGACGAGTCGATCGAACTCCCCGAGACCGAGATGTACGGGGAGCCGTTCGACATCCCGGAACCCGATCGGCTGGTGTTCGTCAGCTGGTTCGAGGGCGGCGAGGTGTTCCGCAGCGGCTGTTGCTACCGGCGCGGGAAGGGCCGGGTCTTCTACTTCCGACCGGGCCACGAGACGTACCCGATCTACGAGAACGAGGCCGTCCAGCAAGTCATCGACAACGCCGTCGACTGGGCCAGCCCCGTCGAGGGCTCGCCGCGATCGTTCGGCCGGCGAGACTGACGCGGCGGGACGGACGCCGCGGCATCAGCCGCTTCGCTGCGCGTCGACGAGTTCAACGGTGACGTCGAGGTCGACCCCGGCCGCGTCTTCCAGTCGATCGCGCACGCGATCGGCGAAATCGGGCGGCTCCCGTTCGCCGGGCGGCCGCTCGACGACGACGGTTACGGACGGCTGAGCACCCGTGTAGACGTCGACGAGTTCGTACTCGACGTCGACCGCTCGGAACCGAAGCTCTCCGAACACGGAATCGTCGCTCATCATCTCGAGTTCGGTCTGGATATCGTGCTCGACGGCGGCGGTCTGGTAGGTCCCGTAGGTGACGCCCCCGAGGACGACCGAGAGGACGGCGATCGCGACGAGGAGCACGACGACTCGCGATCGCAGCCGCCCGTAGGCGTGATCGACCCGATCCGACCGGTGAGGTCTGTATCCCGAGACCCACAGCACGATCAGCGCGGTGAGGTTGACCGAGAGCAGGTTGACGAGGACGAGCGTACCCGCGGTGACGACGACTTCGGGGTGTCCCCAGGCGATGCCGAGTCCGACGGTGGCCGCCGGCGGGACGAGGGCGATCGCGATCGCCACGCCGACGAGCACCGAGCCGACGTCGCGGACGAGGCTGATGATCCCCGCCACACCGGAGCCGAGCGCGAGAAAGAGCGCGAGCGCGCTCGGCGTGATTCGCTCTCTGACCTGCGGAACGGTCGTGATGTCGAATCCGGGCGGGAGCAACACGGTCCCTCTGAGCAGCCAGCCGAGCGCCGCCGCGGTCGCGATCGCGGCGAGGAGCCCACCGAGTTGCAGGACGACGCCCCGACTCGCGAGATCCTCGTCGTCGACGACGACGCCGACGCTCGCCGCGAGCGCCGGCCCCATCAGCGGTGCAACGACCATCGCTCCGATGATCGTCGCTGCAGAATCGAGCAACAATCCGGCCGTCGCGATCGCCGTACTCACCACGAGCAACAGGTAATACGTCGACGCCGCGGGTGCGAGCGCCGCGGCCCGCGACCGCAGTTCATCTCGCGAAATTCGGGTCCCGGCGGCGGGGCCCGAGGCGGTTCCCGATCGGTTCGAGATGATCGTCTCCGCGGTCGTGACGACAGTGTA
It includes:
- a CDS encoding ThuA domain-containing protein, with amino-acid sequence MGAVTIWNEFRHEREDDDAAAVYPDGIHETIAEFLTDRGREVRTATLDEPEHGLTEDVLAETDVLCWWGHVAHDEVSDEVVDRVYERVLEGMGLIVLHSGHYAKIFKRLTGTSCSLQWREDGATERLWVVDPGHPIADGLDESIELPETEMYGEPFDIPEPDRLVFVSWFEGGEVFRSGCCYRRGKGRVFYFRPGHETYPIYENEAVQQVIDNAVDWASPVEGSPRSFGRRD
- the psmB gene encoding archaeal proteasome endopeptidase complex subunit beta codes for the protein MRTPYDSDFSRTVDQMADDPNPYEPEIGSLPQNDLSRADLQNVNKTGTTTIGITTADGVVIATDMRASLGGRFVSNKNVQKVEQIHPTGALTLVGSVGGAQSFISSLRAEVNLYEARRGENMSIEALATLAGNFARGGPFFAIHPILGGVDDEGSHVYSIDPAGGVMEDDYTVTGSGMQLAYGHLEQAYEEGLSNEEAKTIAARGIKSAVERDTGSGNGVFLCEITDEGVEIHGHHDFDEVL
- a CDS encoding DUF555 domain-containing protein, which codes for MGNYLVAMEAAWLVRDVDAIDDAIGVAVSEAGKRLNSADMDYVEVEVGATGCPACGEPFDSAFIAADTALVGLGLEMEVFNADGEEHASRIAKSEVGGALRDVPLSVVEIVEVSDDE
- a CDS encoding Gfo/Idh/MocA family protein, which produces MSRAGVGIGIVGLGGMGHLHARSLEDLGASVVAGADLVPDQRDRFADEFAARTYETHEGLVVDDDVDAVVVTTPNRFHEPITVDALEAGCHVLVEKPLAHTLESAERVAAAAARSDTVCMVGFHNRHAASMAMFDEQHARGRFGDLTHVEANYVRRRGVPGPGSWFTDPDLAGGGALLDIGVHALDLALYALDFPEIAEVSGVTRTTFGTREEYADPDGFGDNWNAEAETYEVDDSVSAFIRCADGQTISLEAAWATNRDESMDFRVRGTEAGARFDIGDTNMTILEAGTAGCDHYADVDLGGDPSLTGHRTQDEAFLETVVAGTGAETNTVEEALTVQRVIDAIYRSSDLGHSVAIEEPEVPVERRARIK
- a CDS encoding TIGR00341 family protein translates to MRLVQVFVPHGDLDLVLETADTTGVEYAVSEETSGGEFEALVSIPTSPETVEPFLSALRAAGLDEDSYTVVTTAETIISNRSGTASGPAAGTRISRDELRSRAAALAPAASTYYLLLVVSTAIATAGLLLDSAATIIGAMVVAPLMGPALAASVGVVVDDEDLASRGVVLQLGGLLAAIATAAALGWLLRGTVLLPPGFDITTVPQVRERITPSALALFLALGSGVAGIISLVRDVGSVLVGVAIAIALVPPAATVGLGIAWGHPEVVVTAGTLVLVNLLSVNLTALIVLWVSGYRPHRSDRVDHAYGRLRSRVVVLLVAIAVLSVVLGGVTYGTYQTAAVEHDIQTELEMMSDDSVFGELRFRAVDVEYELVDVYTGAQPSVTVVVERPPGEREPPDFADRVRDRLEDAAGVDLDVTVELVDAQRSG